The DNA segment CGCAAATGCCCCAGAGTCTGGGTACCAAACTGTTGGTTAAACCTCCTCCAAATTCATTGCAGCAAATGGTTTAGAAATATTGTTAGCCACAAAGGAATGGTTGAACCTGTTTCTGCACTCCAACGCAGTGTGATTATAATGAAAACAAATTTGACATTGTTTAGTAGGAACGAAAGGTGGTTTACCCAAAATACCAGTAGCAGGGGAAGGAGGCCGAGATTGATGTTGGAAATCAGACCATGAAGAATTGTGGTATCCTCTACCCCTACCATATTATCCCTTGTTATTTTTGCCACGACCTCGTCCATGAAAGTATCCTTTTGTAGGCTGATTTCCATTGAAGGAAGAGATGAATTAGAAGTGGTCTTCGCTTGAGTTGACGCAAGCAACGCAGTTTGAGCATTTGACTCTTCAGAAGCATTTGCATTAATATGAGCTTCTTCAGTGAGAAGTAGTGGTCGTAATGCAATGAAAGAAGGAAGTGAGCCAGTAGCATATAATCCAGACACAAAGGTACGATAAGATGAAGGCAATCCTTGCAAAGCTTGAGTGACTAAATCATCATCAGTCAGAGGTTTACCAATTGCCCTGAGAGAGTAGGCAATAGAGTGAAGTTGATGAAGATAATCTTCCATAAAAAGGGGACCTTTCTTGAAATTTTGGAATTTCGACTTAAGGTGAATGGCGGAGGAAGAGACTTGATCCAAATATAGTGATGCGAGGGTGTCCCAAGCCTGTTTAGATGTCTCACAAGCATAGTTCAAAAGTGTATCAAGAATAATAGAAGAAAGTGTTGCATTAATCCAACTGAATGCAATAATATTGCATTGAATCCATAGCTTGTAATCAGCGTGGTCTGATGATAGACATGGTATGGTTCCATCTACTAAGGAAAGAAGGTTGTGACTTTTAAGGACTGTGAGAAAAACTCTCTTCCATGCAAGGTAATTGACATATGTCAATTCGATACGAACAAAACTTTTGATATTGGAAACTGTTGGAGGGGGGATGGGGAGGCCAAGAGAAGATTGATTCATGGCGGTTTGAGTAGAAGAGGAAGAATAATTTTCCGGAGCCATTGAAGGGGATCGTTTAGGGCTTTTGATACCAAGATGAAATTGATAAACTGAGAAGCGTCAAAGCGTGAGTCTTGCTCACCTTTCCAGACTTATATTTATAAGATAAAGTTACAACAATATATAAAAAGAATAATTACAAGAATAaatcaaataaagtcctaatacaACTAATTGACTAAAAGATAATGCTAACAAACTTATCACTTAACTATTTACGGTTTGATACTAACACTTCGAATGACTTGATTATTAATTTAGTCTATCAGCTCGAATGAACATGTACTAAACATTAGTACTAGTAATTTTACATCAGCAATACCAAAATAGCGCGCCTATTATTCGTCAAAGTTATGCCCCTCTAAAAAGAAGACACAGGAGCATGAGTCGTGATTTATTTGCAAATTCCACAAATCGAATGTTGAAACAAAAGTGCAAACTTTCTCCGTTTTGATCTTTCAAATTGCATTTGCAATTTCGTGTCCAATATTAACTAACTCGCTTTATACTTTAATATTATTGAAGTAAAAAAATTAACAGATGAAAAATACGGTGCAAAAGAAATATGAGAGATTTCAGAGGCAATAAAGGAACGAATTAACAAACTTATATGTAATTGATATATGACACGTTTCTGTTACATTACACCCCAAATCACGTTACAGAAATATATCAGATTgagaaacaaaaaggaaaagtgaTCAGAACACACAAACCTAAGAACTGACAATCAGTTCCATGGCTAGCTGTAATCTTCTCCTTATTATTACAGAAAACACACACATTATTGTGGAATCACAAGAGAGTTATCTTAACAATTGCAAGGGTCACAGGTGCAGTTTGATCCACATTTGCAGCCATTTCCTCCTTCTGCTGCTTTCTCTCCAAATTCCTCAAAGCTGCAACATTTCAAGTAATCTTTTTTAATTACCCTtccaatttttttatttatttttattctttttcgaATTTAGTAAATATATGTTTAAACCAAAAAGTAAAGTAAAATTGGAAGACGACGTACCTCTTCATGGGAGCAACACCCTGAATGATGGTAAGGGTAGTGGATTTCTCCAAGTCTGGGTACATCCCACATCTACAATATATACATTAAAAACCCTAGTTACAAAATTGATATATATCTTCTTAATTTTTTCTGGGCATGTGGGTGGaatggaaaaggaaaataaaaatagtcAAGATGTAGCCGTGGATTCAGAATGACTTCTGTCGGAACCAAtattttttacttaaacttatgtatatatattaaaaaaaaactagTAAAATTTTATATGTACAACAAGATGACGCTCGTACTGAACTTAGCGACTCTAGATATGAATAATTATATGAAATCAGAACTTACCCTCCGCAGCCACTGCCGCACTTGCAGCCAGATCCACAGCCACAGCTTCCTCCGCAGcaagacatgtttttttttttgttgttgttggagatgaGAGATCTTTAATTTGTTGTAAAAGAAAGTTTAATCGCTAAAGAAGTTCTTGTTGTAGTTGTGATGAAATGTGAAATATAGGATGGGGTTTTTATAGGAGAAAGGAGGATAAAATTGATGATTGTGTGCGTGACACGTTGACAACTAATTGAGAATTTGTATATATAGTGTTTAATTTTTATACAGTTTTTAGTTTTTTAGtcttgaggaaaatagaatccatCAGCCGACAATTTTTTGACATTCCTAAGGTGGTTCCTTGATATTAAATTGTGTAAAAGATGAAGTACCCTAATGGCCCTTAAAATGTTGGCTGCATAAGTATTTAATTTTACGTCACATAAATTTAATTAACTAAACGATTATGTTTATTAAATACTTCTAATGTAGAGAAATTTTTTAAGAGCATCTTAGTCAATTTAACTAAAAATTTAATTAACCAAATCGATTATCACCATGAAGGTACTCCGCTCTTAACAGTAATTTCAGTTTTGATTGAAGATATTAATGAAGTCTTCTTTGATAGGAAGCGCTAATACCCCTTTATGTGCTTTCTAAGGCACAAATATGAATTAGTCAAGCTAGTTGTTTTTGGGATACTGaatagttaaaaaaaaaaagaagtagaagaagatTACTACTCGTATGTCTTAAGAGATAGACATCATTATCGTATCAGCAAGTAGTTAAAGTACCATCCTATTTAAAGTCTCAGGAATATTAGTTCAAAATATTTACCCCTATGTATTACAAGCATTTCCCTTTCTGGTAAAGCTTTGCAATTATCCCTAAGGTCAAAACACACATTTGGGTTCGGCATCAATCTAGGATTTATGGAGTTTTCTCGCTTTAacattttaaataaaaatatccTATTGGTATTGTATTGTTGTAGACTTGTCGAAACTCGAAAGCGACTTCCTTATCGATATAATTTTATTCCACTAGCTTTTGATAAATGTAGACCATTTATTTTGTTCAATTAAATAATTGCTAAAAAGCATCGACAACACCATATTCATTTCCCGTATCAATCGATCCAAGTAGGCTTATTTGGAGTTTTTAGATTCTTGAAAAACTCGAAACATAACAACCAAAGAAATGGTCTTTAAGTCTTTGTTAAATTCCCCAAATCATCTTATTTGATAATATTAGGACCTTGTCAAATAGGTTCTTAGATTTTAACAAGTTATAAGAATTTGCACCAGCAAGTAGACACTAAAAAAACCTTAAGATATCTCTGAAATACTCGTACCACCAACTACACCAACTATTAATGAATAAACATTTCTTCACTCTTAACTAAATATCTCAAATTTTGAGTCTTCCGAATTAAGTCCACTTTGGTAGGAACCCTTAAAACCTTCATAATGGACTTTCTAAATCACAAATTCAGTTTAGTCTGAGTTCccgtcaaaaataaaaataaaaaaaaactatgagATACTCATGAAAACTTCCTTTATTCTTTTATTTCCAACCGTCCAAGGTGGGGTTTCATCAATCATCAAACCCTTTTGATTTGGGGGAATACATACCATAGCTTTCATGCATTTTTCTTTACGCAAAGAGAAGCATATTACGTACTATTTTTTACACGATAAAAAGTTTGAAGATTCTTCTCTCACTACTCCTACAGTTTGCCAATATTGGCCCCATAACATCGTGGACTATAATATATATCATAGACAAAATGAAGTTTATATACAAcattaagttatatatatataaatttaaacAACATGAAGTATTGCTAATATATAAGAAACCGTCTATCGTTAGTTTCAACTTGTTTGAAGATGAAATTAATATTTGTTTACTCATAATTACGTGCTAAACAAAAAGTGTGCAACCTAATACAAAGTCAAAAGAAGGTAAAACTTTGCCATAGTATTGTGATaacccgaaaggtcatcacttgttttaaaatgaattctgcgttccgagaccttaaaacctctttcagcatcacctcgatttgcatccgcagtccggacgcgtatccggaaagccattatgtgaaaatctgtgaaaaatgatgaattttgactgtaaaatgaattgatttgacttcggtcaatattttgggtaacgaacctggacccgtgattcgacagttccggagggtccgtaggaaaatttgggacttgggcgtatgtccggaatcgaattccgaggtcccaagcccgagaaatgaatttttaaagaaaattattttctgaaattatttctgagttttggaaatgaaatgagtttagaacttgatggtattaggcccgtattttggttccggagcccagtacaggtcttatatgtgatttaagataagtctgtgaaatttagtaagaaacggacttgaaacgacgtgaatcggatcgtttttgagaaaattggaaagtttgaagttcttaagaaatttcatgattttgatgttaaattcatagttgttgatgttattttagtgatttgaatgcacgagctagtccgtatgatatttttagtttggtgtgcatgtttgggttggaggcccgagggctcgggtgagttttggataggccacagggtggattttggacttgaggaattgcagactttcagctgttgcattgcaggcctgcaggcttcgcaaatgcgaaggctttgtcgcaaatgcgaacaatggcCCAGGCCAgctacctcgcaattgcgaggaaatctatcgcaaatgcgatgcttccCCCTCTTAGCCAGTCATCGCAAATGTGACACAGTGTTCACAtttcccaactcgcaaatgcgagaacccccttcgcaaatgcgaacatagcagAAGTatgggttcacaattgcgaaccctgatcGCAACTGtgatatctgcaacctgcaattttataacttagccgaaaatatttcatttttcacactctttcaaaatcaaaacactcttgggcgatttttcaaagacaactcttcttccaaatcgattgtaagtcaatttaaactcgttttcttcaatcattaacatattttcacatgatttcaactcaaaatcaatgattttcatgggggaaattgggtgttttgggtagaacctaggtttttcaaaaattggggatttggacctcgatttgaggtccgatttcaaaataaattatatatttgggttcatgggggaatgggtaatcgagttttggttcgaacctcgggttttgaccaagtgggcccgggggcaatttttgactttttgggtaaaactttggaaaacttattttcatgcattgaaattgattcatttagcatttattgacgtaattaagtaacttgtggctagatacgagcgaattgatggtggaatcaagaggtaaagcgatagtagatgcttgaattgtattcgtgtcatcgaggtaagtgtttggtctagccttagcttgagagattaggagttgagtcctatttgctacatgttatttgttgagtacgacgtatagacatggtgacgaatatctatacgttggtgtcaagcatgaccgtgagtcttaaattgaaattggttTGTTCTTGATAAatcctacgaatgcctaagttatTAATTCTCTAAGTTGAATaaggattatgattatcctcgtgaaaattacttatgattgagtattggttctagttgaggtagttagacattgtaacaagtttggttataactgATTTTCCCTTCCCGGGAtgtatttacttatactgtcgaatcccttgccgggatagtattATTTCTTTATTGATCCATTGCCGGGACTCgtgttgtgattggtgttgaactgtatgTGTGGaacgggttgtgcgccgcaacaatattatatttggatcgggttgcacgccgcaacaatattatatttggattgggttgcacgccgcaacaatattatattaagatcgggttgcgtgccgcaataatattatatttggatcgggttgtacatcGCAACAGTAATAagtgatatggatcgggttgcacaccgcaacagagttattatattttgggatcgggttgcgcgacGCAATAATTGATAATAcgaagtgtttatagattggttacgagttcctttttgttttgctgtaaattctaaattattcttatatttttctcttaatttactgttggtactgatattcccccacagcatgtaccccctcccatctttacttgttattCCTGCTTTATTTGTccgctgcatattatataactgcacaagtttatttggtagtctggtcctagcctcgtcactactttgcggGGGTTAatccaggcacttaccagcacatggggtcggttgtgctgatactacactctgcactatgtgcagatcctggagcggcaacttttggacagtagcattgggtggctgccttcagtccagtttgagatcccgaggtagtcctgcaggcgtccgcaggcccgacgttctcttctatctttatctGTATTCTATTTTCATTTGCTTCCGAGacatattttactttcttttcagacacttgtatgtagtattcatagatagtCCATGATATTGTAACACCGGAttctgggtagagatgtatgttggcaTTGTCGTACTATATATGGTTAATTATCAGATTAAGTATTCCGCTTGTATCTATTTATCATTACTATTTCACTGTTATTTCATTGTTAACTTAATTGTTAAAAGGGCTAAATAAAAAGGTTAGTGATTCTATAttacgcggcttgcctagctttcacgagtaggcgccatcacgactcctgagggtgggaaatttgggtcgtgacaagttgatatcagagctctaggttacataggtctcacaattcacggaaaAGCTtcgtagagtctgagggatcggtacaaagacgtctgtatttatcctccagaggctacagagttaggaaaaaaaacttcacatttattctttcctgtcgtgcggtttggtttctcaatgctaatctAATTTCTACTCTGTCCTTTTgtagatggcaagaacacgtgcttcctcatccaccgatcaacaacccgagcccccaacagcagcaaccacgagaggtagagggcgaggccgagaccgtgttagaggccgaggtaggggcagagctcagcccagagcagcagcaccagcggcggagcctcatgttgactttgatgataaggttccggctcagacagttccggtgggcccagctcaggtcttagaggggtttattgctaccccagtgctctaggacgctctggtccgtctagtggtcCTTATGGAGaatgtcacccgggcaggcttgcttcttgtagcaccagccgtctctcaggctggaggaggatcccagactcctgctactcgcactccggagcagatgtctccccagtttcagacttcagcagctcagccagttggagcagttcatcCGGGTGTGGTAGCTCGGACCGGTTGGGGAGCAGCTATGtatgccgatgctttgtggagattggacaggttcaccaagctcttccctACTACTTTTAGCGatgcatcttcagaggatcctTAGGATtttctagacagttgtcatgaggttctcaggaacatggggatagtggagaccaatggggtcgattttgctacttttcgcttatctggatctgccaagacttggtagagagaaaactatttggctagaccagtcggatcaccagctttaacttgggagcagtttactcagctatttctggagaagtttctccctgttactcagagagaggcctatcggaggcaatttgagcatctccagcagggttctatgactgttacttagtatgagaccagattcatcgacttggcccgtcatgctcttatcatacttctcaccgagagagagagagggtgaggaggttcattgaggggcttatccagcctattcgacttcagatggccaaggatactgggagtgagatttctttccaggaggcggccaatgtgtccAGAAGAGttaagatggttctatcgcagggaggtggtcaagggtctgacaagaggcctcgtcattcaggccgattcagtggtacctcgtctggaggtaaagattcgtatggtagaggccatcctcctaggctttTTCAGTCAgcccttcaggtttctcacgatgctttaggtggtcgtggttctcacatgcagtattctgatcaccagccctatagtgcaccaccagctcctattagtgcaccgccgctccataGTTTttagggtggtcattcaggtcgccagggttAGTCTCAATTTCCTCAGCCGCAACACTCAAGTGAATGCTTTGAgtatggtgagtatggtcatatccggagggcttgtccgagattggtgggtactcagtcgcagtagcagggttcccgtgctatggttcaggcaccaggtgttccatcgGCCGCTCTGTCAGCTAGgtgtgggggtagaggtgctagaggtggaggtagaggtgttagaggtggagcttaggccgctagaagtggaggtcagttagctgcaagccgtcctagagatgtcgtttagggtggtggggcccagccccgatgttatgctctattagccaggcctgaggctgaggcttccgatgcagttatcacatgtattgttctggtttgtagcatagatgctttagttttatttgatccggaatctacatactcctatgtgtcatcttattttgcaccatatctggtcatacctagtgattctttgagtgctcttgtgtatgtgtctacaccggtgggtgattctattgtggtagatcgagtccatcgttcatgtgtagttgcgattgggggtcttgagactcgtgtagatttgcttcttctggacatggttgatttcgatgtcatattagggatggactgttatcaccttatcacgctatcttggactgtcatgccaagactgtgaccttagccttgccgggtttaccttgtttagagtggagaaggactcttggtaattctacccgcagtgttatctcatatatgaaggctcggtgtatggtcgagaaggggtgtttggcctatttggcctatgtccgtgattctagtgctgaggttccttctattgattctgtgcccgttgttcgtgagtttcctaaggtattcccttcagacccgtcgagtatgccacccgatagggatattaacttttgcattgatttggctctgggaactcagcccatttctatcccgacgtatcgtatggccccgcctgagttgatagagttgaaggagcagttgcaagacttgcttgaaaaaggttttattagacctagtgtttcgccttggggtgcaccggtgttgtttgttaagaagaaggacagatcgatgagaatgtgtattaattaccggtagttacaatcaagaataagtatccattgtcgatgattgatgatttttttgatcagcttcagggtgacaaggtattctcgaagattgacttgagatatggctaccatcagttgagaattagggcatccgatgtccctaagacagctttccgcactcggtacgggtattatgagttcttggtgatgtctttcgtgttgacaaattccccaacaacttttattgatttgatgaaccgagtgttcaagccttacttggattcgttcgtgatagtcttcattgatgatattttgatctatttccgtagtcgggaggagcatgagcagcatcttagagtggttcttcagactctgagggatagtcagttgtatgctaagttttcgaagtatgagttctggttgagttcagttgcattcctgggtcatgttatatccgtagagggtattcaggttgatccgaagaagatagaggtagtcaagaactggcctagaccagcctCAACTacggagatccggagtttcttgggattgctaggctactatcgtcggtttgtggaggggttttcatctatcgcaaccccgatgaccaggttgacccagaagggtacccagttcagatggtcggacgagtgtgaggcgagctttcagaagctcaagacagctctgactacgacaccagtgttggttttgcccacaggttcagggccttatatagtttattgtgatgcatctcatactggacttggtgcagtgttgatgcaggatggcaaggtcattgcctatgcttcacgacaattgaagattcatgagaagaactatccggttcatgatttggagttagcagccattgttcacgcgttgaagatttggaggcattatctatatggcatggcatgtgaggtgttcatggatcacaagagtctgcagtatttgttcaagcagaaggagctaaaattgaggcagagaaggtggttggagctattaaaggactatgatgtcaccatcttatatcatccgagaaaggctaatgtggtggccgttgctttgagtaggaagtcagccagtatgggcagtcttgcttatattccagtcggtgagagaccacttgctttggatgttcaggctttggccaatcagttcgtgaggttggatgtttctgagcccagtcgtgtgttagcttgcacggccGCTCGTtcctctttattggagcgtatccgggatcgacagtatgatgatccccatttgtgtgtccttagagacacggtgcagcacggaggtgccaagcaggttactttaggtgatgatggagttttaagattgtagggtcgaatttgtgtgcctaatgtggatgggcttcaagagttgatttagaggaggcctatagttcccggtactctatttatccgggcatcgcgaagatgtatcaggatttgcggcaacattattggtggagaagaatgaagaaggacatcgttgcatatatggctcggtgtttgaattgtcaacatgttaagtacgagcattagagacccgGTGGTTTGTTCCATAAGATTGAGATTccttagtggaagtgggagcgtatcactatggacttcattgttggactctcacggactcagaggaagttcgatgcattgtgggttattgttgataggctgaccaagtcaacacatttcatttcGGTGGCGGTCTCCTATtcttccaagaggttagctgagatctatgtccgggagattgttcgtcttcatggtgtgcccgagtctagcatttcggatcgaggtacgcagtttacctcccattcctggagagcagtttagcgagaattgggcacatgggttgagttgagcacaatgtttcatcctcagacagacgggcagtccgagcggaccattcaaattttggaggatatgctccgagcttgtgtcattgactttggaggctcgtgggatcaatttttgcctttagcaaagattgcctacaacaatagctaccagtcgagtatccagatggctccttatgaggctttgtatggtaggcggtgtcggtcgccagttggatggtttgagccgggagaggctcggttgttgggtacggatttggttcaggatgtcttggacaaggtcagaattattcaggataggcttcgtacagcttagtccaggaAAAGAGTTacgccgaccgtaaggttcgtgatttagcattca comes from the Nicotiana sylvestris chromosome 4, ASM39365v2, whole genome shotgun sequence genome and includes:
- the LOC104215354 gene encoding metallothionein-like protein type 2; amino-acid sequence: MSCCGGSCGCGSGCKCGSGCGGCGMYPDLEKSTTLTIIQGVAPMKSFEEFGEKAAEGGNGCKCGSNCTCDPCNC